The Nicotiana sylvestris chromosome 6, ASM39365v2, whole genome shotgun sequence genomic sequence GGATAACAGAAGTAAGATCCAAGACAGGGAATATAGAGGGGGTAGTATGAGCATaattgaaaggaaatacatcttCCTTGAACACTACATCTCTACTGACAGTAAAGGTCATGGAGTGAATACCATACATTTTGTAACTCGTTTGTGTCATACAATATCCTAAGAATACATCTGGGATTGCTCTAGGAGCAAATTTGTCAGACTTCCTCACCTTTATACATAACCAAGACAGCCAAATACTCTCATATGTTCTAAGGAAGGAGCATGACCAAGTAAAACTTCAAAGGGAGATTTTCCTTGAATCACAATTGAGGGCAGTCTGTTGATGATATACACAGCTGTAGTAATACACTCCCCCCAAAATCGAAGAGGAACAACTGCTTGAAATATTAGAGACCTACCAACATCTAAAATATATCTAAGTCTCCTCTCTGCAACTCCATTTTGCTGTGGAGTATATATGTAAGAGGTTTGATGAATATTTCTCTTAGATCCTAATAACTCAGCCACTTGAGAGTTAAGAAATTCACTCCCATTATCTGACCTAAAGATCTTCACAGAAGCTGAATACCCATTTTGAATCATTAGAAAAAAGGATCTAAGAGCAACAATCACTTCTGCCTTAGTAGGAAACAAGAATATCCAACCGTATCTAGAGTATTCATCTACAAGAGTAAGGAAATAATTCTTGCCATCATAGATAGGGACTCTGCATGGTCCCCACATATCACCATGCAATGTATGAAAACAAACATTAGTGTTAATAATGCTGAAAGGAAACGGAAGCTTGGTTTGTTTAGCTAAAGGATATACAATACAGACTAAGGCTATGCACCATGTGACTTGAAGCACCTGAGTCTACTATCCACTTAGCCAACACTTCTGAGTTCATTAC encodes the following:
- the LOC138870765 gene encoding uncharacterized protein yields the protein MGLNEYYSQSSNQILNMLPIPFINRAYSMIISEESRRSVCQISQIVELTEGTTLFSSKIIGVPNNCTGLFSGKGNAIYHAQEASNDTGNSQAVTATNFAGSSQEQYQQIIQLLGKGNEANRTSTQRVSSIINTNVCFHTLHGDMWGPCRVPIYDGKNYFLTLVDEYSRYGWIFLFPTKAEVIVALRSFFLMIQNGYSASVKIFRSDNGSEFLNSQVAELLGSKRNIHQTSYIYTPQQNGVAERRLRYILDVGRSLIFQAVVPLRFWGECITTAVYIINRLPSIVRKSDKFAPRAIPDVFLGYCMTQTSYKMYGIHSMTFTVSRDVVFKEDVFPFNYAHTTPSIFPVLDLTSVILSSPKNKSSSQHFQLIPCSNSSPGDEIPLQTQTMSLTAEGRLCCYPISTGVSYDNISASFGSILAAYSFIVELKTFAEANKDLK